From a region of the Syngnathoides biaculeatus isolate LvHL_M chromosome 2, ASM1980259v1, whole genome shotgun sequence genome:
- the LOC133514709 gene encoding sodium-coupled neutral amino acid transporter 3-like gives MELQKMNGHSREDGFDGLEAAAAEHEEFLPHRGGAKRETHFTDFEGKTSFGMSVFNLSNAIMGSGILGLAFAMSNTGILLFIVLLVFIAILSAYSIHLLLRSAGVVGIRAYEQLGNRAFGPPGKILAGSIITVHNIGAMSSYLFIVKSELPLVIQAFLGRNTGEWFLNGNYLIIIVSAAIILPLALMKQLGYLGYTSGFSLSCMVFFLISVIYKKFNIDCPLEDGHQNTSFIPDNYTVTEDAGGFCRAKLFTMNSQTAYTIPILAFAFVCHPEVLPIYTELRDATKKRMQNVANISILAMFIMYLLTALFGYLTFYGDVESELLHTYIRVDPLDVLILCVRLAVLVAVTLTVPVVLFPIRRAVLQILCPDKPFHWARHVGIALFLLVLVNLLVIFVPSIRDIFGLVGATSAPSLIFILPGIFYIRIIPTEQEPFLSRPKIQAACFAALGFIFMVVSLSFICIDWVSGEKRSGGGH, from the exons CTTCGATGGGCTGGAGGCCGCGGCCGCCGAACACGAGGAGTTTCTCCCTCACAGAGGGGGCGCCAAAAGAGAAACCCACTTCACGGAC TTCGAAGGGAAGACTTCCTTCGGGATGTCCGTTTTCAACCTCAGCAACGCCATCATGGGAAGCGGAATTCTGGGATTGGCCTTTGCCATGTCCAACACGGGAATCCTTCTTTTTAT AGTCCTGCTGGTTTTCATCGCGATTCTGTCCGCATACTCGATCCACCTCCTCCTGAGAAGCGCCGGCGTTGTCG GCATCCGAGCCTACGAGCAGCTGGGGAACCGGGCGTTCGGCCCGCCGGGCAAAATCCTGGCGGGGAGCATCATCACGGTGCACAACATTGGAG cAATGTCCAGCTATCTGTTCATCGTGAAGTCCGAGCTCCCGCTGGTCATTCAGGCTTTCCTCGGCAGAAACACGGG AGAATGGTTCTTGAACGGAAACTACTTGATCATCATTGTTAGCGCTGCCATCATCCTTCCTCTTGCACTCATGAAACAACTTG GTTATCTGGGATATACAAGCGGCTTCTCCCTCTCTTGCAtggtgtttttcctcatttcg GTGATCTATAAGAAATTCAACATCGATTGTCCGCTGGAGGACGGCCATCAAAACACGAGTTTCATTCCCGACAACTACACCGTCACGGAAGATGCCGGAGGCTTTTGCCGCGCCAAGCTGTTCACGATGAACTCGCAG ACGGCGTACACCATCCCCATTCTGGCCTTTGCATTTGTCTGCCACCCTGAGGTGTTGCCCATCTACACGGAGCTACGAGA CGCCACCAAGAAGCGAATGCAGAACGTCGCCAACATTTCCATCTTGGCCATGTTCATCATGTACCTGCTGACGGCTCTTTTCGGGTACCTCACCTTCTACG GTGACGTGGAGTCGGAACTGTTGCACACGTACATCCGAGTGGACCCGCTGGACGTTCTGATCCTTTGCGTTCGCCTGGCCGTGCTCGTGGCCGTCACTCTGACTGTGCCCGTGGTTCTCTTCCCG ATCCGCCGGGCCGTCCTCCAGATCTTGTGCCCCGACAAGCCTTTCCACTGGGCCAGGCACGTCGGCATCGCGTTGTTCCTCCTGGTTTTGGTCAACCTGCTGGTCATCTTCGTTCCGTCCATCCGTGACATTTTCGGACTGGTCG GAGCCACGTCAGCCCCCAGCCTCATCTTCATCCTGCCCGGAATCTTCTACATTCGGATCATTCCCACGGAGCAAGAACCTTTTCTGTCCAGACCCAAAATTCAG gCCGCCTGCTTTGCCGCGTTGGGATTCATCTTCATGGTCGTGAGTTTGTCATTTATCTGCATCGACTGGGTGAGCGGAGAGAAACGAAGCGGCGGTGGACACTAG